Sequence from the Clostridium butyricum genome:
GTCAATTCACGATATCTTCTTTCAAATTTATCTATTGGAACTATACCATAGCCTATTTCATTAGATATAATAACGGCTTTTCTATTTTCTTTTATCATTTTTTTTATCTTTTCTTTAACCTTCTCTTCATCATCATACACTACTAGAAGCTCTTTTATAAGATTATTAAAATTATATATAACAGGCTTATTACTCATTAAAATTTCTTCTGCTTTTAACCCATCAACATTCAAGCAATCTACCACATCTTCTTTTTTGAATCTACTTATATTAAACAAATATTCAAGCTTTCCTTGATTTTCTCCTCCAATTATAAAAATCACTTATTCCATCTCCTTTCCATAAAATATTCACTTTACTTATGATTATTCAAGAATACTTAAAATCTATTATTCTTTTTTGTATATCTAATATTCTACATCCTAAGTTCAATAAATCCTGTAATGAATTTCATCTACTCGTATATTATTAATTGTGAATTAATATATATTCATATTTGAATACAATCATTTTATAAAAGTATAATAAGCTTTTCTCCTAAAATAACACTTGCAAGCATAAGTAATTCACACATTTGAAGAAAATATCCTGCTAAGTCACCTGTAATTCCAGAGAATTTTTTTATAGACATATGTTTATAATAAATAAACATTAGAAATGCACTAATAATACATATGCTTCCCAAAATAGAATTAATAAACAACATAATGCCAATACAAAAAGCAATATAAATATACATAGTTATTTTTACAGTATTTTTTTGTGCTGCATCTGAAAAGCTGGCTGCAAGTCCATTAGTCTTTGCACATGGGAATGTTACTATTGAAAGAGCGCTTAAGGCTCGTGACAACATAAATCCAACACACAATATAAGTATTGACCTTAAACCAATTTCACTCCATAAGCCAAAATCAACTATAAAGTATACAACACAACTTATTAAAGCAAATGCTCCTATATGAGAATCTTTTAATATCTCTAATTTTCTTTCTACACTTTGATAGGAATTTATCGCATCCATAGTATCAACAAATCCATCAAGGTGTATTCCACCAGTTATAAGAACTGGCAAAACTGTAAGTATAGATGCTTTTAAAAGATTACCCATCTGTAGTGTATTACAAATCAGGTATACAGTAACAACTAATAATCC
This genomic interval carries:
- a CDS encoding bifunctional adenosylcobinamide kinase/adenosylcobinamide-phosphate guanylyltransferase yields the protein MIFIIGGENQGKLEYLFNISRFKKEDVVDCLNVDGLKAEEILMSNKPVIYNFNNLIKELLVVYDDEEKVKEKIKKMIKENRKAVIISNEIGYGIVPIDKFERRYRELTGRICCEIAKESKEVHRVICGIGTIIKGEEND
- a CDS encoding adenosylcobinamide-GDP ribazoletransferase, with amino-acid sequence MWGSFKIAFSMYSKIPMPETDWNKDNMKYAMCFFPMVGAAIGLLVVTVYLICNTLQMGNLLKASILTVLPVLITGGIHLDGFVDTMDAINSYQSVERKLEILKDSHIGAFALISCVVYFIVDFGLWSEIGLRSILILCVGFMLSRALSALSIVTFPCAKTNGLAASFSDAAQKNTVKITMYIYIAFCIGIMLFINSILGSICIISAFLMFIYYKHMSIKKFSGITGDLAGYFLQMCELLMLASVILGEKLIILL